Below is a window of Deltaproteobacteria bacterium HGW-Deltaproteobacteria-2 DNA.
TAGAAAAAGGAAAGCCATTCATTGAAGACCATATCGAGATTTTCAACCGTGCCGAGACGAAACACGGAATTCACAAGGAATTGATCGCCGCCATCATCGGTATCGAAACCAATTTCGCCGATCGTCAGCAGCGCGGAAAATTCTACGCGTTCAATTCTTTAGTATCGCAATACATTTTCACTAACCGGACAAGATTTGCCGTTCGGGAAATAACGGCGCTTTATAAATTTTCACTAAAGACCGGCCATACACCGCAATACTTCACCAGTTCATATGCCGGCGCAATCGGATGGGGTCAGTTTATTCCTTCTTCTTTGTTGACATTTTTCATTGATTCAAATGGAATCAATGATGATGTAGATCCTTTCGACATAGAAGATACTATCTTCAGCGTGGAAAATTACCTTTATAAGAATAATCTTTCAGGAGAGAACATCGGCGATTACAATAGCAAGTACAGAGCTGTTTTTGCCTACAATCACAGCGACGTTTACGTTAAAGCGGTTCTTTATATATATGACGGGTTGCGTGATTATTTTTCTCCGGCCCAACCGGACGTTCGGACAGAGAAAAGTGAATGAGGGGGAGATCTTCAGTCCATCTGCATAGTATCCATGCTTTTGCCGAACGTTGGCACGACAAATTTGCCTGAAGCTTTGCCGTTTTGCATAATCACTTTACCAAGTCTTTCTACGGGTTCGTTGATGCCTTCATCGGTAAGTTGAAAAGTGCCGAAATGAATCGCCACGGATAGACGGGATCCCAATTCATCATGAACCTGCCAGGCCTGTTCCGGCGTAAGGTGAACTGTTTCCATCATCCACGCGGGCTCGTAGGCACCAATGGGAATAAAAGCAAGGTCAACTGGACCGAACCGTCTGCGTATCTCCTTTATAAAAGAGCCATACCCGGAATCACCGATAAAGCAGATAACTCCACTTGGTGTCCTTATGATAAAACTGCCCCACAAACTCAGGTTATAGTCGGTCGCACCACGGCGCGAAAAATGACGGGCCGGCGTGAAGCAGAATTCGATACCGCCCCTGGTAAATCCCTTCCACCAGTCCAGTTCCTGAACATTTTTTATGCCATAACGCTGAAGAATTTGCTGATTGCCAGGACCTGTTACCACGAGGGGATTGTCTCGTTTCACAAGGCGCTCCAATGTGGGAACATCCATGTGATCATAATGGTTGTGGGAAATCAGCACGACATCAATGGGTGGTAGCTGGTCAAAAGTAATACCCGGCGGCACAGCCCGCTTTGGCCCAATACACGATAACATACTGGCCCGCATGGACCAGATCGGATCGGTAAGAATATTGATGCCATTGACCTGAATAAGAACAGTGGCGTGATTCACAACTGTGTATCGTATACCCTTTTCAACCCGCTCGGGCGGAGTTTCTCCCGGCTCGATATTAACCCACTCGGGCCATTTCTCACGTTTGCCAGTTAAACCCCACTTTACCATATCCCACGCGTTATGGTGTTTGATGAACTCCACATTATAAAAACGTCGCCCGAATATTGTATCCTCGTAACGGCTTCTGTATACCTCATCGTCTTCAACAGACGCCGCAAAAGCAGCCCTGCTTTCAAAAACCGGCATAAGAGAAATGATTATCAGGAACAGCCAGAAAAGTTTATTCATTATATTGAGAATATAACCACCCCCATTAAGTCCATCCTTGCTTGTTAATGAAAATAAGAAGCACGGCATGGTATCTTGAAATCGAAGGATGTTGCGTTATCTCGTTCATCTGGAATAGAAAAGTAATTTGCACAAACGGCTAATGGTTAATACTCTTCAGATCATTTTTATTTTTTCTATATGAAAGAAAACTGTGCAGGAACCATCCGATAATAAAACCACTTAACAGGGAAAAGAACAACAACACCGAACGCGACATGGACATTTCCCAGAATAAAAAACTTACAGTGACTACTTCTATATTCTGAGCCAGAAAGATAAGGGCAAGTAAAGCAAGAATAGCAACTATCACCATTTTATAACTCATCGTTTAATCCTCCTATGGCCTTAGGAATATGGGGTTGTTAAAAACCACCATGTTTCGGGGCTGTTCAAAAATGTTCAGATGCAAGGCGCGCAAATAACCGAACCGCGAGGCGTATATGAACATACGTTGAGCGGTGCGGTTTGCGGCGCAACGCAGCAGATGAGCGTTTTTCAACAGCCCCTTTACTTTGTTTATTTGCGCAGATTGTACTTAATCATCTTCAACTGCAATCCCTTGCGGCTTAGACCCATTTTCTTAGCCGCGTTGGTGACATTACCACCAGCTTCCTCAAGGCATTTGATAATCATCTGCCGCTCGACGTTCTCCACATGCCCGCGTATGTATTCTTTAAACGGTTTTTTGCCGTCATCTGTCGGTTTCGCAGCAATCTTATCAAGAGATATTTTGAATTCATCGGGAACTTCCCCGGGAGTAATCCGGTTATCCTTTGCCAGAAGCATCATCCTTTCGATGAGATTCTCCAGTTCGCGAATATTGCCCGGCCATTCATAGCGTAAGAGCATTTCCTTCACTCCAAGTTCCATTCCGACTGAACGTTCCAGTTTTTTGTTGAACTTTTCCAGAAAATAATCAACGAGTGGAAGAATGTCTTCTTTTCTTGCTCTAAGCGGCGGAATATCGATAGGAAATACATTGAGGCGATAATACAAATCTTCCCGAAAATTTCCCGCCTGCACCTGACGCGAAAGATTCTGATTAGTGGCGGCTATAATGCGCACATCGACTTTAATTGTCCGCAATCCTCCGACTCTCTCAAATTCCTGTTCCTGAATAACGCGCAGTAGTTTGACCTGCATCTCGCGCGGGATCTCCGCTACTTCATCAAGGAACAATGTCCCTTTATGGGCCAGTTCAAACTTCCCCGGCTTTGTAATGGCCGCTCCGGTGTAGGCGCCTTTTTCATAACCGAAAAGTTCGCTTTCCATCAATGTTTCGGCAATAGCAGCACAATTGAGTTTGATAAGCGGATTATTTTTGCGCGGAGAATTGCAATGAATAGCTTCGGCAACCAATTCTTTACCAGTGCCCGTTTCACCCGTAATCATAACCGTTGTTGTTGTCTGGGCAACCCTTTTAATCGCATCAAAAACTTCCATGGTTTTGGGGCTTACGCCGATAATGCCTATTCGTTCGATTTCAGTCGGCGGCAAAGATAATTCGCTTTCTTTTAAAGCGCGTGTTTTAATGGCTTTGGAAATGATGTTTTTTAAATCATCAATATCGAATGGTTTGGTAATATAATCAAACGCGCCCTTCTTCAGAGCTTCTACGGCGGTTGCTATTGTGCCGTGAGCTGTAATCATAATCACGGGAATTTCCGGATTACGTTCGGAAATACTGGTCAGTAATTCCATACCGTCGATATCCGGCATTTTTAAATCAGTAATAACAACATTTATATTATTTGATTGCAGAATCTGCAGAGCTTCGCGTCCGTTGGAAGCGGAAGAAATCTCAAAACCTTCCTTCTTCAGCATGGCCGATAACACCAGCCGCATATTCAGTTCATCATCAACTATTAAAATCTTTCCCATGATTTTTAATTATTACGCTTTGGAATTTTAATCAAGTCAGATTGTTTCAATCCTGTTCAACCGCCTTAAGCCTGATGGAAAACACAGTGCCCTGAAAAGGAATTGATTCAACACTGATACTTCCGCCGTGTTCTTTAATAATTTTCTGGCAGATGGCCAGCCCCAATCCAGTACCCCTTTCCTTCGTCGTAAAAAACGGCTTAAAAATATCTTTGATGTCTTTATTATTGATTCCGATTCCTGTATCTCGAATAGTCACAATTAGCATCCCTTCAGATTCCAATTCCTTACTGGACGTACGAAAAGTCAAAGTGCCGCCCTGCGGCATTGATTCAATTGCATTTAGCGCTATATTCAAAATTACCTGTATAAATTGCTGTTCATCCACTTCCACTTCGGGAAGTTTTTCATCCAAATCCTGGACAATGGCAATTTTTTCTACCAGTTTATTCGCGGCGATAATAGAAATGACTTTTTTAATAACCAGGTTGATACTTTGAGATTTAAGGTTGAGTTTGTACGGACGCGCATAATCAAGGATCTGACTGACAACGTTGTTCAATCTGTCAGTTCCCTCGACAATAATATTCAAGAGTTCGTGTTGCTCTTGAGTGGATGCTTCCGATTTCAGATATTGAGCCGCCCCTTTGATGGAACCCAGCGGATTACGAATTTCATGAGCCACAACAGGAGCCATTTCCGCCAGCATCAGCGCCTTTTCTCTTTCCAGTTTTTCATCAAATTCATAAAGAGAGGTAAAAACATCTTTACTATCCGGATAAAAGTAACTGAATATTTTTCTTACAATCATTTTCATCGGCGAAAAAGACAGAGATATTAGAAAAGCCGCCAGTAACAAACCCATGATGGTGGGCGGAGTGCCGTTGAAAAATAAAGCCGCGAAATAAAAAATGACTGCTCCGGTAACAGTATTGACAAAAATTATCAGCCACCGCGCAAAGAAATCATGCAGTTCACGAAGCTGCGGATAAGCGATAACCAACAAAATAAAATAAAGCAAAACCGATGAAGCAACGCCTTTGACTATCGGCAAGTGAAGTCCCCAGTAATTCAATAAATGCATATTACCAAGAACCAGAGCAATAGGACATACAAAAAGTAAATATCCAAAACGTTTTCTTTCGTTTCCGGAAGGCAATTTATTTGTGTGCCACAACAGGGCCGCATAACACAAAACCAGAGCAAAAAGCGTGTATGATGTTATGGCAGAATTAAAATAAACTCCGTTGGACAAGGAAGTGAAAACGCAAACAGCTCCGCACAAACTCGCCAAAGCAAATAAGACAAACATTCTCAAAGAAATCAAAGACTTGGTTCTGGTCAGATAACGGAAAAATCCAAGCGCTAAAGGCGCTATGGCCAAGGTTCCGAGATAGCTGATTTTCTGCAAAAAACTGAAATGAAAAACATTCCATACGGAAAGTGCCCCCTGAGAAATAAACGCAGCGGCGCATAAGCGGGAGAAAGAAGACTGCAGCCTATCCTTCTTGCCGGTTATCATAAGAGAAACAGAGATGGTAAAACTGGTCGCAGCTAGAATAAAAGTATCCATAAATACCTTATACCAATTCTAAATCAAAGCGCTATTTTTGTTGGCGTCGTCGTCGGCTTCCTCAACGTATGTACACAATACGCCTCGTCGCCTCCGCCTAGCCGCCTCAATATCATCTTTGATTTAGAAATGGTATAGTAAATCAGATTTTAATAATCTCTTTATAGAAATGTTAATTTGAAAGCATACTATTATGCCATATTAATAAAATGCAAAAAACCGGCTACCGGGAATTTTATTTACTTCCCATATTATTCAAACCGGCCAGCGATATTTTAAACATAAACCTGACGTCGTCATCGGTTTCGGTTAAATCAAATCCCATACCCCAGCATTGTTTATGATAAAAAATCCCGACTGTATTCTCTATTGTCTTGGAATTAAATAGATCACGTCTCGAAATAAACGTGCCATCAATATTCTTAGTGATCACTGCTTTTAAATAAAGATTGATTTCTTCAATAGAGTCTAAAGTATAACGGTAACCGATCGTCATCATATCTCCGCGCCAATCCTTGATATTTAAATCATAATTTGTTTGTTTCCATCCATCGTAAACATTGTATACGTTGCGCGCCATGAACGAAAAATATTTGTGAGGAGTAAGATCAAATTCTATCCCCAGATCGGAGAAAGGCCTTCTTTCCTGAGTAACGCCTTCCATATTTTTATTGGCTTCATGTATGTCGTATATCTGAAATAATCTCAGCCGGAGAAATTCCAGATAACTGTATGCGCCATGATTATCCTTTATTTTTGCAGTAAGTGTATTTGTGAACGACCAGGCAACAGCGTTTTGCTCTGTTAAAGCATTACCGAATACAGTTGTGAAGGGATTTGTACCGGGCATCGGAAACGGTGATGAAGCAGGCACATAATAATCGGGGACATTGTCCATATTCACGCCGGGAATATAGGAATAGATTATTTCCGGTTTTATTTCATGCCTTACTTTTTCCCAGCCATTTATATTAACATTGAATATGCGGGAAAGCTGGCTGCTTAAAGATACCGACGCATTAAAAACAGTGCTATCGGCCGTCTTGTTTTTTGAATCGGTTTGATTGTCATCCCTGCTCCAAAATGTTTCTTTGAGGGCAAATTGCGGAATTATTTTAACGTAGCGGGATATATTAAATGGAGCAGATAGCGTTGGTGATAAACCAACGTAGTGACCCTTTTGGCCTTCACCCCGGTAGAAATAATCGTAAGTGCCGGCGAATTCGTAATATACGGGAGTATTTAAAAAGGGCTGTTTGATGCCAGTCAAAACTATCTCCGGATATTTCTGTAAAGTTTTATCATTATTGACGGCTGCAAAGTCGTCGGTGGAATTGATCAGTCCTGTTAAATTAAAGTTAGACCATCCTTTATAGATACGGATAGTCGATTCCAGATAACGAAGTGATTTATCGCCTTTAAAGGAAACATTTTTAAAATTGTCTTCACCTGTCTGGGCATAATTATCAAGGTAGTAATTTTGAGAGG
It encodes the following:
- a CDS encoding hydrolase, producing MNKLFWLFLIIISLMPVFESRAAFAASVEDDEVYRSRYEDTIFGRRFYNVEFIKHHNAWDMVKWGLTGKREKWPEWVNIEPGETPPERVEKGIRYTVVNHATVLIQVNGINILTDPIWSMRASMLSCIGPKRAVPPGITFDQLPPIDVVLISHNHYDHMDVPTLERLVKRDNPLVVTGPGNQQILQRYGIKNVQELDWWKGFTRGGIEFCFTPARHFSRRGATDYNLSLWGSFIIRTPSGVICFIGDSGYGSFIKEIRRRFGPVDLAFIPIGAYEPAWMMETVHLTPEQAWQVHDELGSRLSVAIHFGTFQLTDEGINEPVERLGKVIMQNGKASGKFVVPTFGKSMDTMQMD
- a CDS encoding DUF1049 domain-containing protein; this translates as MSYKMVIVAILALLALIFLAQNIEVVTVSFLFWEMSMSRSVLLFFSLLSGFIIGWFLHSFLSYRKNKNDLKSINH
- a CDS encoding DNA-binding response regulator — protein: MGKILIVDDELNMRLVLSAMLKKEGFEISSASNGREALQILQSNNINVVITDLKMPDIDGMELLTSISERNPEIPVIMITAHGTIATAVEALKKGAFDYITKPFDIDDLKNIISKAIKTRALKESELSLPPTEIERIGIIGVSPKTMEVFDAIKRVAQTTTTVMITGETGTGKELVAEAIHCNSPRKNNPLIKLNCAAIAETLMESELFGYEKGAYTGAAITKPGKFELAHKGTLFLDEVAEIPREMQVKLLRVIQEQEFERVGGLRTIKVDVRIIAATNQNLSRQVQAGNFREDLYYRLNVFPIDIPPLRARKEDILPLVDYFLEKFNKKLERSVGMELGVKEMLLRYEWPGNIRELENLIERMMLLAKDNRITPGEVPDEFKISLDKIAAKPTDDGKKPFKEYIRGHVENVERQMIIKCLEEAGGNVTNAAKKMGLSRKGLQLKMIKYNLRK